From a single Lewinella sp. LCG006 genomic region:
- a CDS encoding glycoside hydrolase family 28 protein: MFKILPGLLLLLLLGCQSAEVSEVTAVDTVDHWAGVNEILANIKAPTFPDQTFNITELGAIADGTTDCLPAIKAAINACHEAGGGRVLVPAGTYLAKGPIHLKSNVNLHIEEGATILFSTDAKDYLPVVFTRWEAVECYNYSPLIYAYEQENIAVTGQGTLDGQASSEHWWNWVDNKGYGWEEGMPSQADDHSRPKLFGWNTDEVPVENRVLGEGSYLRPNFVQPYKCKNVLIDGVTIRNSPMWVLHPVLCENVTIQNVKVISHGPNSDGCDPESCKNVLIKNCFFDTGDDCIALKSGRNQDGRRVGRPIENVVIQDCQMKDGHGGVVIGSEVSGGARNIYAENCIMDSPNLERALRVKTNKVRGGKIENLFFRNIKVGEVREAVLRINMLYPIYSDTNQVYIPTIENIYLENITSQKSKYGILIDGYSAEFPVRNIQVTNCRFNGVKEGNKITFAEGLDLQSLYINDELVD; the protein is encoded by the coding sequence ATGTTCAAAATTTTACCTGGCCTACTTCTGTTGCTATTATTAGGCTGCCAATCGGCGGAAGTTTCAGAGGTTACTGCGGTCGATACCGTTGATCACTGGGCCGGCGTCAATGAGATATTGGCAAATATCAAAGCGCCGACCTTCCCGGATCAAACCTTCAATATTACCGAATTAGGAGCTATTGCCGATGGTACGACGGATTGCCTGCCAGCCATCAAAGCGGCCATCAATGCCTGCCATGAAGCTGGCGGAGGTAGGGTGCTGGTGCCGGCAGGTACTTATCTGGCAAAGGGACCAATCCATTTGAAAAGCAACGTTAATCTGCATATCGAAGAGGGTGCGACCATCCTGTTTAGTACCGATGCTAAAGACTATCTCCCCGTTGTCTTCACCCGCTGGGAGGCCGTAGAATGTTACAATTATTCCCCCCTCATTTATGCTTACGAGCAAGAAAATATTGCGGTCACTGGCCAGGGAACCCTGGATGGGCAGGCAAGCAGTGAGCACTGGTGGAATTGGGTGGACAATAAAGGGTATGGCTGGGAAGAAGGCATGCCGAGTCAGGCCGATGATCACAGTCGTCCTAAGTTGTTTGGTTGGAATACCGACGAGGTACCTGTAGAAAATCGCGTACTGGGAGAGGGGAGCTACCTGCGTCCCAACTTTGTACAACCTTACAAATGCAAAAACGTATTGATCGATGGTGTGACGATCCGCAATTCACCCATGTGGGTATTGCACCCGGTCTTGTGTGAAAACGTAACTATTCAAAACGTCAAGGTGATCAGCCACGGCCCTAACAGCGACGGCTGCGACCCGGAAAGTTGTAAGAATGTATTGATCAAAAATTGCTTCTTCGACACAGGCGACGATTGTATTGCCCTCAAATCTGGCAGAAACCAGGATGGTCGTCGGGTGGGTAGACCGATCGAGAATGTGGTCATCCAGGATTGCCAAATGAAGGACGGCCACGGCGGTGTCGTGATTGGTAGTGAAGTCAGTGGCGGTGCTCGCAATATCTACGCCGAGAATTGTATCATGGACAGCCCTAATCTTGAACGTGCCTTGAGAGTAAAAACCAATAAGGTACGTGGCGGAAAAATCGAAAATCTATTCTTTCGTAACATTAAGGTAGGAGAGGTGCGAGAGGCAGTCTTACGTATCAATATGCTCTACCCGATTTATTCGGATACCAACCAAGTATACATTCCGACGATTGAAAATATCTATCTCGAAAATATCACTTCCCAAAAGAGCAAATATGGCATTCTGATTGATGGCTATAGTGCGGAATTTCCTGTCCGTAATATCCAGGTCACCAACTGTCGCTTCAACGGTGTGAAAGAAGGAAATAAGATAACTTTTGCCGAAGGCCTGGATTTGCAAAGTCTTTATATCAACGACGAATTGGTTGATTAG
- a CDS encoding response regulator has translation MGRFILIWVFIFWGGLMAWGAQPYSPQIVNPLTEPWRWKHFPELEGKGIRHVVESADQKVWVSYNDGVLEYDGYDWKTHNQENGLTASPVEQLLVAKDGAIYATASNGIFRYNGLQWTPVFTSPEDQTMTFHSIKQLRDQSVIACADWGFIHLLTNGNTRIYTSEVKANTLKAVLPGPTYVLLPPDFLTKEGDMIYASDVLETKAGEVWFALTTKMEMGKLLRFKWKEVQDGKFDQYEVIASKDNFELGEDQRMLQAADGRIWVINSTSNKGIHIYDGENWETIFINKIFGSDEYLADIVQSVNGTIWLSSMAKIFAYHQGHWAVYKAPVYPVPANRVILQNSQSDQIWVAGYKSKVLLLDFSTEQWLTYENLSFQCEVAPNQEWFLERNNRLVFREGNTWTSYGVEDGLMDAPIRVIKTTQGQIWAAGSHQGYAATAVLKNGTWERHIHRELSWGIDYRAVFEARDGSLWFGGAVDGEKVHGFYSGVLQLVDPKAGKLTWKHHPFQENGLNQANSYGIGQSKDGNIWLGGSQLLFYNGKTWNSLPDERLQQYVNYVCSTDKLLLVGSRYYGLFVYDGKEWKNHNTSSGLSGNTIISIDALSDSMIIVATENGISKFDGKSWTQNIFPERLNMDFEGGTIYHTDNYIWVNHVPRSWKRRAYQRNKSEEENGQFFTTRYRPSSKPPETSFDFFLESVSSDGNTLISWKGKDYFAKTAATQLMYAYRLNGKQWSPFTKDQQFTFTSLPSGTHTLEVRARDLDFNVDPTPARIEFKVLPPIWKQAWFIALILAFLAIFLVYEYRVISKKKKLEILNESLRQANDKLKERGRKIETQNREILAQQGQILEQSKILETNNIDLESRNEEIRQQRDQLEEMIEQVESLSKAKLGFFTNISHELRTPITLILGPISQLIKESGKLTLERRQQYYGTIERNASRLLKLINQLLEMRRIEHSTLELNLSGICLADYISSMVDLFDGLALNRDIHLEYLDHTDNNITLLDSDKVEKIIVNLLSNAFKFTPEGSSITVELSTVKASENNLSPFYENYFEIIVEDTGIGMSQEIIDLIFDKYYTSGEGVNGSHHSGIGLYYVKDLVYLMQGEIKVDSQLGKGTKFTIYLPQVLKKEELTKDTVLEKPALKMAREEASLLMDTLQEETTHSTTTSPAHEHSQAPRVLVVEDNPDMQHFLEDILSRDYLVSTANNGLEGLKMARNQSFDLILSDVMMPEMDGITFCEKIKDDFATSHIPVILLTAKAMEESKLEGYTKGADDYITKPFNPELLLVRVNNLLQQREQLREVFNKNFMLTPKTETIASPDEEFLARLVNLMNENLSEAEFNVKSMCQSMHLSHMHFIRKVKQLTGKKPIDLLKSFRMTKAKDLLIQQKLTIAEIAYKVGFDLPNSFSRSFKKEFDLTPTEFVKTISETNEYPDSEELTHSGKIHSIEQ, from the coding sequence ATGGGGAGGTTTATCCTGATCTGGGTTTTCATTTTTTGGGGAGGATTAATGGCTTGGGGAGCACAACCCTACAGCCCACAAATCGTCAATCCATTGACGGAGCCTTGGCGTTGGAAACACTTCCCAGAGCTAGAGGGCAAGGGGATTCGTCATGTGGTAGAATCTGCCGATCAGAAAGTATGGGTAAGTTACAATGATGGAGTACTGGAATACGATGGCTACGATTGGAAAACCCATAATCAAGAAAATGGCTTAACCGCTTCACCAGTAGAGCAGTTGCTGGTCGCTAAAGATGGGGCCATTTACGCGACCGCCTCCAATGGCATTTTTCGTTATAATGGTCTGCAGTGGACTCCTGTTTTCACAAGCCCTGAAGACCAAACCATGACTTTCCACAGCATCAAGCAGTTGCGCGACCAAAGTGTGATTGCTTGTGCCGACTGGGGGTTTATCCATCTGCTTACGAATGGCAACACGCGTATCTATACTTCTGAGGTCAAGGCCAATACTTTAAAGGCAGTTCTTCCTGGCCCCACTTACGTGTTATTACCTCCCGATTTTCTTACCAAAGAGGGAGATATGATATACGCTTCCGATGTGCTCGAAACCAAGGCTGGAGAAGTGTGGTTTGCGCTTACTACCAAAATGGAAATGGGCAAATTGCTCCGCTTCAAGTGGAAGGAGGTACAGGATGGAAAATTTGATCAGTATGAGGTGATTGCCAGTAAGGATAATTTCGAATTAGGCGAAGACCAGCGCATGCTTCAAGCTGCTGATGGCAGAATATGGGTGATCAACTCTACCTCCAACAAGGGCATACACATCTATGATGGCGAAAACTGGGAGACCATTTTCATCAATAAAATCTTTGGTAGTGATGAATACTTAGCGGACATTGTACAGTCGGTCAATGGCACCATCTGGCTGAGTTCCATGGCTAAAATTTTCGCTTACCACCAGGGGCATTGGGCGGTGTACAAAGCACCTGTTTATCCCGTGCCCGCCAATCGAGTCATTCTTCAAAATAGCCAAAGTGACCAAATTTGGGTCGCTGGCTACAAGTCAAAAGTTCTCCTTCTCGATTTTTCTACCGAGCAGTGGCTCACTTACGAGAACCTCAGTTTTCAGTGTGAAGTCGCTCCAAACCAGGAATGGTTCCTGGAACGCAACAACAGGCTTGTTTTTCGCGAAGGAAATACCTGGACTTCTTACGGTGTAGAAGATGGGCTTATGGACGCTCCTATCCGCGTCATAAAAACAACCCAGGGGCAAATCTGGGCTGCGGGTTCTCACCAGGGATACGCTGCTACTGCCGTCCTCAAAAATGGCACCTGGGAACGTCATATCCACCGGGAATTATCCTGGGGTATTGATTATCGGGCCGTTTTTGAAGCTCGTGATGGTTCCTTGTGGTTTGGAGGAGCAGTGGATGGTGAAAAAGTGCACGGCTTCTACAGTGGAGTTTTACAACTCGTTGATCCTAAAGCAGGAAAACTCACCTGGAAACACCATCCTTTTCAGGAAAACGGACTTAACCAGGCTAATTCTTACGGAATAGGTCAATCAAAGGATGGCAACATCTGGCTGGGGGGGAGTCAATTATTGTTTTACAACGGAAAGACCTGGAATTCCCTACCTGATGAACGTCTCCAGCAATACGTCAACTACGTTTGTAGTACAGACAAACTATTACTGGTGGGGTCCAGGTATTATGGGTTATTTGTTTACGATGGCAAGGAATGGAAAAATCACAATACCTCTTCTGGTCTTTCTGGAAATACGATTATCAGTATTGATGCTCTTTCTGACAGCATGATTATTGTAGCCACGGAAAATGGCATTTCAAAATTCGATGGTAAATCCTGGACGCAGAATATTTTTCCTGAGCGCCTCAACATGGATTTTGAGGGAGGAACTATTTACCATACCGACAACTACATCTGGGTCAACCACGTACCCCGCAGTTGGAAACGCAGAGCATATCAACGCAATAAATCGGAAGAAGAAAACGGGCAATTCTTTACAACCCGCTACCGCCCCAGCAGCAAACCACCAGAAACCAGCTTTGACTTCTTTTTGGAAAGTGTATCCTCTGACGGTAACACCTTAATTTCCTGGAAAGGAAAAGATTATTTTGCTAAAACAGCGGCCACTCAGCTGATGTATGCTTACCGGCTGAATGGCAAGCAATGGTCACCATTTACGAAAGACCAGCAATTCACGTTTACCAGTCTGCCCAGTGGTACCCATACTTTGGAGGTGAGGGCCCGTGATCTTGATTTCAATGTAGACCCCACTCCTGCACGTATTGAGTTTAAGGTTTTGCCTCCCATTTGGAAGCAGGCCTGGTTTATTGCCCTTATTCTTGCCTTCCTCGCTATTTTTCTCGTGTATGAGTACCGTGTTATTTCCAAAAAGAAAAAGTTGGAAATTCTGAACGAATCACTACGCCAAGCCAATGATAAACTGAAAGAGCGCGGAAGAAAGATTGAAACCCAAAACCGCGAGATTCTTGCTCAGCAGGGGCAAATTTTGGAACAATCAAAAATTCTAGAAACCAACAACATCGACCTCGAATCCCGCAACGAAGAAATTCGTCAGCAGAGGGATCAGCTCGAAGAAATGATTGAACAGGTTGAAAGCCTTTCTAAAGCAAAACTTGGCTTCTTTACCAATATTTCTCACGAGCTACGAACGCCTATCACGCTTATCCTGGGACCAATTTCTCAATTGATCAAAGAAAGTGGAAAGCTTACCCTGGAGAGAAGGCAACAGTATTATGGAACGATTGAACGCAACGCTTCGCGCTTGCTCAAACTGATCAATCAGCTCCTGGAGATGCGCCGCATTGAGCACAGTACGCTGGAGCTTAACCTTAGTGGCATTTGCCTGGCCGACTATATTTCCAGCATGGTGGATCTCTTTGACGGGCTCGCGCTCAATCGTGATATTCATTTGGAATACCTGGATCATACGGATAACAATATTACGCTTCTGGATTCCGACAAGGTTGAAAAAATCATTGTCAATTTACTTTCCAATGCTTTCAAGTTCACCCCTGAGGGGAGTAGTATTACCGTTGAGCTTTCTACCGTAAAAGCATCGGAAAACAACTTGAGTCCTTTCTACGAAAACTATTTCGAAATTATCGTAGAAGACACCGGTATTGGGATGAGCCAGGAAATCATTGATTTGATTTTTGATAAATACTATACCTCAGGTGAGGGGGTTAATGGTTCCCACCATTCTGGCATTGGTCTATACTACGTCAAAGACCTCGTCTACCTCATGCAAGGGGAGATCAAGGTAGATAGCCAACTGGGGAAGGGCACGAAATTTACCATCTATCTACCGCAGGTGCTAAAAAAAGAAGAGCTCACCAAGGATACGGTATTGGAAAAACCCGCACTAAAAATGGCTCGGGAGGAAGCTTCCTTACTGATGGATACGCTTCAAGAGGAAACAACGCATTCCACCACTACAAGCCCCGCTCATGAGCACTCCCAAGCGCCACGCGTACTGGTGGTGGAAGACAATCCGGATATGCAGCATTTTCTGGAAGACATCCTTAGCAGGGACTACCTGGTCAGTACGGCAAACAACGGCTTGGAAGGTCTAAAAATGGCCCGCAACCAATCTTTCGACCTGATCCTAAGTGACGTAATGATGCCAGAGATGGATGGGATAACCTTTTGTGAAAAAATAAAGGACGATTTTGCTACCAGTCATATCCCCGTAATCCTCCTCACTGCTAAAGCCATGGAAGAAAGTAAGTTGGAAGGTTACACTAAAGGCGCAGACGACTATATCACTAAACCTTTTAATCCGGAATTGCTGCTGGTCAGGGTGAACAACCTCTTACAGCAACGAGAGCAGCTTAGAGAAGTCTTCAATAAAAACTTTATGCTTACGCCTAAAACAGAGACCATTGCTTCTCCTGACGAGGAGTTCCTAGCACGCTTGGTCAACCTGATGAATGAAAACCTCTCCGAAGCAGAGTTTAATGTCAAATCCATGTGCCAATCAATGCACCTTAGCCACATGCATTTCATTAGAAAAGTAAAACAATTAACCGGTAAAAAGCCGATAGATTTGTTGAAATCTTTCCGGATGACAAAAGCTAAAGACCTCCTAATACAACAAAAGCTAACCATTGCTGAGATTGCTTACAAGGTTGGTTTTGACCTGCCTAATTCTTTCAGCAGGTCTTTTAAGAAAGAATTTGACCTTACTCCAACGGAATTTGTAAAAACCATTTCGGAAACCAATGAGTACCCAGATAGCGAAGAGCTAACACACAGTGGCAAAATTCATTCGATTGAGCAATAG
- a CDS encoding T9SS type A sorting domain-containing protein: protein MRILLFLSLFLFGIGAWSQTGPIGWASLNGGTTGGEGGEVVMITNRDQLLANVTGSTPKILMIVDTIALNLYERVKVYDNKTLLGSSPEAMIRFGGLEILGDNVIIQNLAIGDFYDGDWSGTTHSTDCMTIYGVNVWVDHCWLWAGADGLLDVRSGNGKIADYITISNTKFSDHNKVSLIGSSNDDVECRDHLRVTFHHCWYDGTVDKGLNQRNPRVRFGDVHIFNNYYEEIDSYCAAARFESDVVVESTYFRNSKDPHEIEDQGLGLEDADLVAINNLYEYCTGNQTSMGEAFTPSDFYDYEPTPTWDVPALVMNEAGPFNPENNIPPVAVDDIILYGGMSGALTISATENDLDEDNGDLRIAQLANDPPGSATIRFNNIYYFPPANATGIDTILYLLVDTQGGVDTGRIIIDYETVNGAEDLELQDQPIQIFPNPASNQATLQWNALPAQAFSLKVYDSLGRIVFVENELRLSSPQYLLDTQQWPAGTYLVSIQVGAATYTQKLNVTRS, encoded by the coding sequence ATGCGTATACTATTGTTTTTATCCCTGTTTTTATTCGGAATTGGAGCCTGGTCCCAAACCGGACCAATTGGCTGGGCCAGCTTGAATGGAGGCACGACGGGCGGCGAAGGCGGAGAGGTGGTTATGATTACCAATCGCGACCAGTTGTTGGCCAATGTTACGGGGAGTACACCGAAAATTTTGATGATCGTAGATACCATTGCGTTGAATCTTTACGAAAGAGTAAAAGTTTACGACAATAAGACCCTGTTGGGAAGTTCACCGGAAGCCATGATCAGGTTTGGAGGACTGGAAATTCTGGGTGATAATGTGATTATTCAAAACCTCGCCATTGGCGATTTTTACGATGGCGACTGGAGTGGCACTACCCATAGTACGGATTGTATGACAATTTATGGTGTCAATGTTTGGGTCGACCACTGCTGGCTCTGGGCAGGCGCTGATGGATTGCTGGACGTACGCAGTGGCAATGGTAAGATCGCCGATTATATCACCATTTCTAACACCAAATTTAGCGATCACAACAAGGTATCCCTGATCGGGAGTAGCAATGATGATGTAGAATGTCGCGATCACCTGCGGGTGACTTTCCACCATTGCTGGTACGATGGAACGGTAGACAAAGGCCTCAATCAGCGAAATCCCAGGGTACGTTTCGGGGATGTCCATATTTTCAACAATTATTACGAAGAGATTGACTCCTATTGTGCTGCTGCTCGTTTCGAATCGGATGTGGTGGTCGAAAGTACTTACTTCCGCAACTCAAAAGATCCTCACGAAATTGAAGATCAAGGCTTGGGATTGGAAGATGCTGATTTGGTAGCGATCAATAACCTTTATGAGTATTGCACCGGCAACCAAACCTCAATGGGAGAGGCTTTTACCCCGAGCGATTTTTACGATTATGAACCCACACCCACTTGGGATGTGCCCGCCTTGGTGATGAACGAAGCTGGCCCTTTCAACCCTGAGAACAACATCCCACCCGTAGCCGTCGACGATATTATCCTTTACGGAGGCATGTCGGGGGCATTGACGATTTCCGCTACAGAGAACGACCTGGACGAAGATAACGGCGACCTGCGTATTGCGCAATTGGCCAACGACCCTCCCGGTTCAGCGACGATCAGGTTCAATAATATTTACTATTTCCCTCCGGCAAACGCGACCGGCATCGATACGATCCTCTACTTACTGGTAGATACGCAGGGAGGTGTAGATACTGGGCGGATCATTATTGACTACGAAACCGTCAACGGAGCAGAAGACCTGGAACTGCAGGATCAGCCGATACAAATATTTCCTAACCCTGCTAGCAATCAGGCAACCTTGCAATGGAATGCCCTCCCAGCGCAAGCATTTTCACTGAAAGTTTATGACAGCCTCGGACGTATAGTGTTCGTTGAGAACGAACTGCGTCTAAGCTCACCACAATACCTGTTGGATACCCAACAATGGCCCGCTGGTACTTACTTAGTGAGTATCCAAGTTGGGGCCGCTACTTATACCCAGAAATTGAATGTAACTCGATCTTAG
- a CDS encoding 5-deoxy-glucuronate isomerase, which produces MVQPKTIGRNKIISPQSPKERRHDLQVMVPLKNEIRKVEAFNAIPAPGVQEIITEENSSFQFLRLARILLQEGTASRSLDKAEAVYYVNRGKVSITANGQTHTLGKGDVLYVSVDSEVSLSSDEFCDVSEYKAVACHTKYPDKLVRHTDIEGTELAADLGSQRPMSQRTVFKLVDKNVQANRLLFGDTYMAHRGGVGSYPPHFHGPDGPHGLGANAKEEIYHFRCETEIEGDVPYVLQNCALPEEKVNVYAHIFDEVAINVTPTYHDTIAPPAVDFMFTWCLASFTEGHRDWAEIYNKPGYENEW; this is translated from the coding sequence ATGGTACAACCAAAAACAATAGGTAGGAATAAAATAATCTCTCCCCAATCTCCCAAAGAGCGTCGTCACGATTTACAGGTGATGGTTCCTCTAAAAAATGAGATCAGAAAGGTTGAAGCTTTCAATGCTATTCCCGCTCCTGGTGTGCAAGAAATCATTACAGAAGAAAATTCTAGCTTCCAATTTTTACGCCTCGCAAGAATATTGCTTCAGGAAGGAACAGCGAGCCGTAGCCTAGACAAAGCAGAGGCGGTTTACTACGTCAACCGTGGCAAAGTATCCATAACGGCGAATGGTCAGACGCATACCCTCGGTAAAGGAGATGTTCTTTACGTTAGCGTAGATTCAGAAGTAAGCCTCAGTAGCGATGAGTTTTGTGATGTGAGTGAATACAAGGCAGTGGCTTGCCATACCAAGTACCCGGATAAGCTGGTTCGACACACAGATATTGAAGGTACTGAGCTGGCCGCTGATTTAGGAAGCCAGCGGCCAATGTCACAACGGACCGTATTCAAGTTGGTAGATAAAAATGTCCAGGCAAATCGATTGTTGTTTGGTGACACTTACATGGCTCACCGAGGTGGGGTAGGGAGCTATCCTCCGCATTTTCATGGCCCTGATGGCCCTCACGGATTAGGGGCCAACGCCAAAGAAGAGATTTACCATTTTCGTTGTGAAACGGAGATTGAAGGCGATGTTCCTTACGTGTTGCAAAACTGTGCCTTGCCGGAAGAGAAGGTCAATGTTTACGCCCATATTTTTGATGAAGTAGCGATCAATGTGACACCTACTTATCACGATACTATTGCTCCACCTGCCGTCGACTTTATGTTTACCTGGTGCCTGGCCAGTTTTACGGAAGGCCACCGCGATTGGGCGGAAATTTACAATAAACCAGGCTACGAGAATGAATGGTAA
- a CDS encoding alpha/beta family hydrolase, whose translation MSENQKINIPVSEEIGAVSGLLSLPTQAKALLVLSHGAGAGMEHPFMEQLAQALGVEKIGTLRFNFAYMENHKGAPDRPPKAQAVIRAALKKALEYANGLTLLVGGKSFGGRMTSQLAAVEDLSPVKGIVYYGFPLHAPGKIGIERAAHLADIGIPQLFLQGTRDTFAKTELIKEVCETLPKSKLVIIEGGDHSFKMLKRSGITQEEAIQQLAKATAVFARSL comes from the coding sequence ATGTCAGAAAACCAAAAGATCAACATCCCTGTTTCTGAGGAAATTGGTGCCGTTTCTGGTTTATTATCCTTGCCAACACAAGCGAAAGCACTACTTGTACTTAGCCATGGTGCAGGTGCAGGAATGGAACATCCCTTTATGGAACAGTTGGCCCAAGCATTAGGCGTAGAAAAAATCGGCACCCTGCGATTCAACTTCGCCTATATGGAGAACCACAAGGGTGCTCCTGATCGACCACCTAAAGCACAAGCCGTCATCAGGGCAGCCTTGAAAAAAGCACTGGAATATGCGAATGGACTGACCCTCCTGGTCGGCGGAAAATCTTTTGGAGGGCGTATGACCTCTCAACTTGCCGCTGTCGAAGATTTGTCTCCCGTAAAAGGGATTGTCTATTACGGCTTCCCCTTGCATGCTCCCGGAAAGATCGGTATAGAAAGAGCTGCTCACTTGGCCGACATAGGTATTCCTCAATTGTTTCTCCAGGGCACACGTGACACCTTTGCTAAAACGGAACTCATCAAGGAGGTCTGTGAAACATTGCCAAAGAGCAAACTCGTCATCATCGAAGGTGGTGATCATTCCTTCAAAATGCTGAAACGATCAGGCATCACCCAAGAAGAAGCTATCCAACAGCTGGCGAAAGCGACCGCTGTTTTTGCTCGGAGTTTGTAA
- the pelA gene encoding pectate lyase gives MKQLLTLVFTIIICTCNAQQINQSSIDETAEKMLLYQRANGGWPQYKGDATDYSKEITAELSVKLIADKERLDATLDDRSTTAEIKYLLAAHQRTNNPAYLAAAEKGIAYLLMAQNTAGGWPQSYPDTSNYHGHITYNDNAMIDVMWIIKGLAEDDERYQAVAPPLRASAKEAFPKGIQCILNTQVVQEGQLTVWCAQHDRHTLQPAPARKFEPASLSGSESVGITYLLMAIDQPSPEIKRAVRAAVAWFEALKIEGWNVEIRKDPNQPSGRDRVVFEEEGSTIWARFYELNTFKPIFTGRDGISHYQLEEIENERRVGYGFYGKWPQNLLRKAYPVWEEKWD, from the coding sequence ATGAAACAACTCTTGACTCTTGTTTTCACCATAATAATTTGCACCTGCAACGCACAACAAATAAATCAATCGTCAATCGATGAAACAGCCGAAAAAATGTTGCTTTACCAACGAGCAAATGGCGGCTGGCCTCAGTACAAAGGAGACGCCACAGACTACAGTAAAGAGATCACCGCTGAGCTTAGCGTAAAACTCATCGCCGATAAGGAACGTCTCGATGCCACCCTTGATGACCGTTCGACAACAGCAGAAATAAAATACCTCCTGGCGGCACACCAGCGCACGAACAATCCAGCCTACCTAGCTGCCGCTGAAAAAGGTATTGCTTATCTGCTGATGGCTCAAAACACGGCGGGTGGCTGGCCGCAATCTTATCCCGACACCAGCAACTACCATGGGCATATCACCTATAACGACAACGCGATGATCGATGTCATGTGGATCATAAAAGGCCTGGCAGAAGATGACGAACGCTACCAAGCGGTAGCTCCTCCTCTCCGTGCAAGCGCTAAAGAGGCCTTCCCAAAAGGCATACAATGCATTTTAAACACCCAAGTTGTGCAAGAGGGCCAACTAACGGTTTGGTGTGCTCAACACGACCGACACACCTTGCAGCCTGCACCCGCCAGGAAATTTGAGCCCGCCTCACTCAGTGGATCAGAAAGCGTCGGCATCACGTATCTGTTAATGGCTATTGACCAGCCTTCACCAGAGATCAAACGGGCCGTCCGGGCAGCAGTTGCTTGGTTTGAAGCGTTGAAAATTGAAGGATGGAATGTAGAAATCCGCAAAGATCCAAATCAACCAAGTGGACGAGATCGGGTCGTTTTTGAGGAAGAAGGGAGTACCATCTGGGCACGCTTCTACGAACTCAATACTTTCAAGCCCATTTTTACGGGTAGAGACGGCATCAGCCACTACCAATTGGAAGAAATCGAGAACGAGCGGCGGGTAGGTTACGGATTTTACGGAAAGTGGCCTCAGAACTTGCTGAGAAAAGCATATCCAGTGTGGGAGGAAAAGTGGGACTAA
- the kduD gene encoding 2-dehydro-3-deoxy-D-gluconate 5-dehydrogenase KduD, protein MDTPFSLDGKNVLITGASRGLGQGMALALAQAGAFVICCSSAPGGTDNTLKLIKDAGGKGIGLAADLSKREEVKLLFEAAKEACGQIDVLVNNGGTIARHPAVEFPLSDWDQVLEVNLTSAFYLSQLVGAEMIKNGGGKIINTASMLSYSGGITVPAYTASKHGIAGVTKALANEWAQYNIQVNAIAPGYFKTDNTQKLQDDPVRNTEITKRIPAGRWGEAADLGGAVVFLASAASNYVNGTMIPVDGGWLAR, encoded by the coding sequence ATGGATACTCCTTTTTCATTAGATGGTAAAAATGTATTGATTACTGGTGCCAGTCGAGGACTTGGTCAGGGGATGGCGCTTGCGCTTGCACAAGCAGGAGCATTTGTTATTTGTTGTAGCTCTGCTCCTGGAGGAACCGATAATACCTTGAAACTGATCAAGGATGCTGGTGGGAAAGGGATAGGTTTAGCTGCTGATTTGAGCAAGCGAGAGGAAGTAAAGTTGCTTTTTGAAGCCGCAAAAGAGGCTTGTGGCCAAATTGATGTCCTCGTTAACAATGGAGGTACCATTGCTCGGCACCCAGCAGTAGAATTTCCCCTTTCTGATTGGGATCAGGTGCTGGAAGTCAATCTGACCTCTGCCTTCTATCTTTCTCAATTGGTAGGCGCAGAAATGATAAAAAACGGCGGTGGCAAAATCATTAATACTGCCTCCATGCTTTCCTATTCTGGAGGAATCACGGTGCCTGCTTATACAGCCAGCAAGCACGGTATTGCGGGAGTTACAAAAGCACTGGCCAACGAATGGGCTCAATATAATATTCAAGTCAATGCCATTGCGCCCGGCTATTTCAAAACCGACAACACCCAAAAATTGCAGGACGACCCTGTGAGAAATACGGAAATCACCAAACGTATTCCAGCCGGCCGCTGGGGCGAAGCTGCTGATCTGGGTGGGGCGGTCGTATTTCTGGCTTCAGCTGCAAGCAATTATGTAAACGGCACCATGATTCCCGTAGACGGTGGCTGGCTGGCACGGTGA